A genome region from Streptomyces antimycoticus includes the following:
- a CDS encoding siderophore-interacting protein, with protein MTTAATTTAPATTAVPFRFFDARVVRTRPLGPSMARITFGGACLKDFTSGGRDQRFKLFLPHPGQSAPVVPVEAGEGWFATWRAMDSAERGIMRSYTVRRQRHDPDEIDVDFALHDDSGPAARWAARAEAGDRVTLLGPVVEDNGGVDFRPPSGTDWVLITGDETALPAIAGILEWLPADLPAKVWLEVQHAEDMQELRTAAKAEITWLVRDAVAPGTPRSALLLNAVGTTELPSGTPYAWIAGEAGTVKELRRHLVRERGFHRKAVTFTGYWRLGTCEEQLVEEAVSGTGPATDD; from the coding sequence ATGACCACCGCAGCCACCACGACCGCCCCCGCCACCACCGCCGTTCCGTTCCGCTTCTTCGACGCGCGGGTCGTACGGACCCGCCCGCTCGGACCGTCCATGGCACGGATCACCTTCGGCGGCGCCTGTCTGAAGGACTTCACCAGCGGAGGCCGCGACCAGCGCTTCAAACTGTTCCTGCCGCACCCCGGCCAGAGTGCCCCGGTGGTCCCGGTCGAGGCGGGGGAAGGCTGGTTCGCCACCTGGCGGGCGATGGACTCGGCCGAACGCGGCATCATGCGCTCGTACACGGTGCGCCGGCAGCGCCACGACCCGGACGAGATCGACGTGGACTTCGCGCTGCACGACGACAGCGGCCCGGCCGCCCGCTGGGCCGCACGCGCCGAGGCGGGCGACCGCGTGACCCTGCTGGGCCCGGTCGTGGAGGACAACGGCGGTGTCGACTTCCGGCCGCCGTCCGGCACCGACTGGGTGCTGATCACCGGCGACGAGACCGCGCTGCCCGCCATCGCGGGCATCCTCGAATGGCTGCCCGCCGACCTGCCCGCCAAGGTGTGGCTCGAGGTCCAGCACGCCGAGGACATGCAGGAGCTGCGCACCGCGGCGAAAGCCGAGATCACCTGGCTGGTCCGGGACGCCGTGGCCCCCGGCACCCCGCGCTCCGCGCTGCTGCTGAACGCCGTGGGTACCACCGAGCTGCCCTCCGGCACGCCGTACGCCTGGATCGCGGGCGAGGCCGGGACCGTCAAGGAGCTGCGCCGCCATCTGGTGCGCGAACGCGGCTTCCACCGCAAGGCCGTGACCTTCACCGGCTACTGGCGCCTGGGCACCTGTGAGGAACAGCTCGTCGAGGAAGCCGTGTCGGGCACCGGCCCCGCGACCGACGACTGA
- a CDS encoding ABC transporter substrate-binding protein yields the protein MRQARALPLSRRGLLTAGGALGLGALVTACGDKGGSGSGGDGGGGSWSFTDDRKKKISLDGRPQHIVAYIAAAAALYDFGIEKQITGVFGPTTLKNGEPDVQAGDFPVDQATSLGNTWGQFNVEKYASLSPDLLITNMFDPGALFYIPDDSKKKILQLAPSAAITTGRVSMLEPIKRYAALAEALGADLKANKVTDAKARFEKASETLRKTVTSHRIKVMACSASADLFYVSSPKINADLIYFSELGVDFVVPEKPDKGGYFESLSWENADKYDADVLFLDNRTATLQPGALTSKPTWSKLAAVKAGQITPWSSEPRFSYGGAAPLVESLTKAIQDAKKLS from the coding sequence ATGCGCCAGGCCAGAGCACTCCCCCTCTCCCGTCGCGGTCTGCTCACCGCAGGCGGCGCCCTCGGACTCGGAGCCCTGGTCACCGCCTGTGGCGACAAGGGCGGTTCGGGCTCCGGCGGCGATGGCGGCGGCGGCTCCTGGTCGTTCACCGATGACCGCAAGAAGAAGATCAGCCTCGACGGCCGGCCCCAGCACATCGTCGCCTACATCGCCGCGGCGGCCGCGCTCTACGACTTCGGCATCGAGAAGCAGATCACCGGCGTCTTCGGGCCGACCACGCTGAAGAACGGCGAGCCGGACGTCCAGGCGGGCGACTTCCCCGTCGACCAGGCCACCTCCCTCGGCAACACCTGGGGCCAGTTCAACGTCGAGAAGTACGCCTCGCTCAGCCCCGATCTGCTGATCACCAACATGTTCGACCCCGGCGCGCTCTTCTACATCCCGGACGACAGCAAGAAGAAGATCCTGCAGCTGGCCCCCAGCGCCGCCATCACCACCGGCCGGGTCTCCATGCTCGAGCCCATCAAGCGCTATGCCGCACTGGCCGAGGCACTCGGCGCCGATCTGAAGGCCAACAAGGTCACCGACGCCAAGGCGCGGTTCGAGAAGGCATCCGAGACGCTGCGCAAAACCGTCACATCGCACCGGATCAAGGTCATGGCCTGCTCCGCCAGCGCCGATCTCTTCTATGTCTCCAGCCCGAAGATCAATGCCGACCTGATCTACTTCAGCGAGCTCGGCGTCGACTTCGTCGTCCCCGAAAAGCCCGACAAGGGCGGCTACTTCGAGAGCCTCAGCTGGGAGAACGCCGACAAGTACGACGCGGATGTGCTCTTCCTCGACAACCGCACCGCCACCCTCCAGCCCGGGGCCCTGACCTCCAAGCCGACCTGGTCCAAGCTCGCCGCGGTCAAGGCCGGTCAGATCACCCCCTGGAGCAGCGAGCCGCGCTTCTCCTACGGCGGCGCCGCCCCGCTCGTCGAATCCCTCACCAAGGCCATCCAGGACGCGAAGAAGCTCAGCTGA
- a CDS encoding PDR/VanB family oxidoreductase, translating into MTNPGGEYEDTLLVARREEVASDVVALTLRHPAGRELPAWEPGAHLDLVLDPGPTRQYSLCGDPADRASWRIAVLRASAGRGGSARVHDTLTEGSAVRVRGPRNHFALRPAARYLFIAGGIGITPLLPMTAAAEAAGADWRLLYGGRTRASMAFADQLAARYGDKVRLVPQDEEGLLDLAPYLDTPATPGTLVYCCGPEPLLQAAEEACRGWPDGSLHTERFQPRTDAAGAEPAVGAFELVLTRSGLTLTVEPERSVLRTVEEAGVPVLYSCEEGTCGTCETDVVEGEVDHHDSVLTDEERASGETMMICVSRCRGPRLVLDL; encoded by the coding sequence GTGACGAACCCCGGCGGCGAGTACGAGGACACCCTGCTGGTGGCCCGCCGGGAGGAGGTGGCCTCGGACGTGGTGGCGCTCACCCTGCGCCATCCGGCCGGCCGTGAACTCCCCGCCTGGGAGCCCGGCGCCCATCTCGACCTCGTCCTCGACCCGGGCCCGACCCGGCAGTACTCGCTGTGCGGCGACCCCGCCGACCGCGCCTCCTGGCGGATCGCGGTGCTCCGCGCATCCGCCGGGCGCGGCGGCTCCGCCCGGGTGCACGACACCCTCACCGAGGGCAGCGCGGTGCGGGTGCGCGGGCCGCGCAACCACTTCGCGCTGCGCCCGGCGGCCCGCTATCTGTTCATCGCGGGCGGCATCGGCATCACGCCGCTCCTCCCCATGACGGCCGCCGCCGAGGCCGCGGGCGCCGACTGGCGGCTGCTGTACGGCGGGCGCACCCGTGCCTCGATGGCGTTCGCGGACCAACTCGCCGCCCGTTACGGCGACAAGGTGCGCCTGGTGCCGCAGGACGAGGAGGGGCTGCTCGACCTCGCGCCGTATCTCGACACCCCGGCCACCCCCGGCACCCTCGTCTACTGCTGCGGTCCCGAACCGCTGCTCCAGGCCGCCGAGGAGGCGTGCCGCGGATGGCCGGACGGGTCCCTGCACACCGAGCGCTTCCAGCCCCGTACGGACGCGGCGGGCGCCGAACCGGCGGTCGGGGCCTTCGAGTTGGTGCTCACCCGCTCCGGGCTGACCCTCACCGTGGAGCCGGAGCGCAGTGTGCTGCGCACGGTCGAGGAGGCGGGGGTACCGGTTTTGTACTCCTGCGAGGAGGGCACGTGTGGGACGTGCGAGACGGATGTCGTCGAAGGAGAGGTGGACCACCACGACTCCGTGCTCACCGACGAGGAGCGGGCCTCGGGCGAGACCATGATGATCTGTGTCTCACGCTGCCGTGGCCCCCGATTGGTGCTGGACCTGTGA